A genomic region of Streptosporangium lutulentum contains the following coding sequences:
- a CDS encoding caspase, EACC1-associated type, which translates to MLIGTETYRDGRFESLPSARSDVWQLQQVLEHRSIGGFASVKVVADPSADDMCLEISEFLESCDSDELALLYITGHGTRLSQSTGEFFFVAADTNFDRIMETGVSAGFVNERLEACWAPQKVAVLDCCRSGGFALGLRTHDGKPLRATKSVEPVPLDSRGVYVIASSRAGEDSFAGADTAEGPEPSAFTAQVVEALRTGKAGRDSAGQVSVDDLFEYVNRRMRGLGIQIPVKSAHAVDDRIILASCPQGAAPLLVPLTQRSISSMPEISHTQGTVTASKAPSTVPMWSQLLDYYRKCVLSDEAETPLLTVADRGRSYACLTGTERFLSGDLDDDGSAPITSEVASFLDKVAGQDVELWAGYPAVVLTGPRGKSSWRAPRFAPLLIRRVEAVSEAGTVRLKPYGPVLPHPQLAHDWLGPEEAAELASTYQPTWHAGQHDLMAVNLRSLLRNEFELPCVQELRPDRLVERIDVHTPGHGARNAAVIFFAPRDTTGTKRLLDDFVAIAEKSSEIHRTALAALAPDAIAPLEPSEEIRLVTPLSINEAQAAVLRSALTQRLTVATGPPGTGKSQLVANLIATAVANGRSVLVASTNNQAVDEIWQRCERLVPGSVVRTGSRGGEKDYTQEESAALQRLSIIPLLNRNPVTLSADLDLAMDALSALREELAAAAYIERELYQAGEEREEHASRLGCAVPMFAERLGNDEELTRWELKADRVARARFLGRWRRNRLLRRLGLPSGLDDAEACAAVAEFADAEGRWRKQRHRTRVVRTDAELTEAFSMAEAEVHSSSTALLESAVRIKAREGRQAILGLLQAKEASSSDWSALKAVLPHVRSWAVTSLSARRFPPNPALFDLVIIDEASQCAIPHVIPLLFRARHALIIGDVMQLPHIAKIVPEQEAVIRGGAGLRADWLEKRRLAYRRHSAFHAAEHAAGGSMLLDEHYRCHPDIAAISNDLFYDGALTVLTDIRSRPAVKRPAITWAPVKGRALRPNSGGSWLNQAEVDKVSECVGYLLRHLPEEASIGVVTPFKPQKEALQERFTGQSRVRVGTVHTFQGGECDAMVFSLVAAEEMHPGAVNWIDRQLNLWNVAITRARSHLIVVGDPELWKKRGGVAAALLQAADGAGQAGSRSDNERDDLLLRLYRRLRGVSGATVDLGGTVNGYLIDARLEIDGKITAVLLDRGPQEGVDHARHLRLMLRRQKLLETPSSGGSAVRFPAWRLYDVSIISEAFK; encoded by the coding sequence TTGCTGATCGGTACAGAGACGTATCGGGATGGACGGTTCGAGTCTTTACCGTCCGCTCGCAGTGATGTCTGGCAGTTGCAGCAGGTCCTCGAGCATCGAAGCATCGGTGGATTCGCGTCGGTGAAGGTTGTAGCCGATCCTAGCGCGGACGATATGTGTTTGGAAATCTCCGAATTCCTTGAAAGCTGCGACAGCGACGAACTAGCTCTGCTGTACATCACAGGGCACGGAACTCGGCTATCGCAGTCGACCGGTGAATTCTTTTTCGTGGCGGCGGACACCAACTTCGACCGGATCATGGAGACAGGCGTCAGTGCCGGCTTCGTCAACGAACGATTGGAAGCATGTTGGGCTCCCCAGAAGGTAGCCGTGCTCGACTGTTGCCGCAGCGGTGGCTTCGCACTTGGTCTGCGCACTCATGACGGGAAACCCCTAAGAGCGACTAAGTCGGTAGAGCCCGTTCCGTTGGACAGCCGAGGGGTCTACGTGATCGCCTCGTCGAGAGCGGGAGAAGACTCCTTCGCCGGTGCTGACACTGCTGAAGGGCCGGAACCCTCAGCGTTCACCGCGCAGGTGGTCGAGGCGTTACGCACGGGAAAGGCAGGAAGGGACAGCGCTGGTCAAGTCTCCGTGGATGACCTCTTCGAATATGTCAACCGGCGTATGCGCGGCCTGGGTATTCAGATCCCGGTAAAGTCCGCTCATGCCGTGGATGACCGCATCATCTTGGCAAGTTGTCCTCAGGGAGCTGCTCCCCTCCTGGTACCGCTGACCCAGAGATCGATCAGTTCTATGCCGGAGATATCGCATACGCAAGGGACCGTAACCGCTTCGAAGGCGCCTTCGACCGTACCTATGTGGTCGCAACTGCTGGACTACTACCGAAAATGTGTGCTTTCCGATGAGGCGGAGACACCGCTGCTTACGGTTGCGGATCGCGGCAGGTCATACGCATGTCTCACCGGCACTGAACGCTTCCTGTCCGGAGATCTGGATGACGATGGCTCCGCTCCAATCACATCCGAGGTCGCCTCGTTCTTGGACAAGGTTGCCGGGCAGGACGTAGAGCTGTGGGCCGGGTACCCCGCAGTGGTTCTCACCGGGCCGCGCGGCAAGTCTTCCTGGAGAGCGCCCCGGTTCGCTCCGTTGCTTATCCGTAGGGTCGAAGCAGTATCCGAAGCGGGCACGGTGCGTCTGAAGCCGTATGGACCGGTGCTGCCTCACCCTCAGCTGGCCCATGACTGGCTCGGTCCGGAGGAGGCGGCGGAACTCGCCTCCACCTACCAGCCAACATGGCATGCCGGACAGCATGATCTCATGGCGGTTAACCTCCGGAGCCTTCTGCGCAACGAGTTCGAGCTCCCATGTGTCCAGGAACTTCGGCCGGATCGGCTGGTGGAACGCATCGACGTCCACACGCCGGGGCATGGCGCACGCAATGCCGCCGTGATCTTCTTCGCACCGCGTGATACCACGGGGACGAAAAGGTTACTTGATGACTTCGTCGCCATCGCGGAGAAAAGCTCGGAGATCCATCGCACTGCGCTTGCGGCCCTGGCGCCTGACGCGATTGCCCCACTTGAACCCTCCGAAGAGATACGCCTGGTGACCCCGCTGTCTATCAATGAAGCGCAGGCCGCTGTGCTGCGATCGGCACTAACGCAGCGTCTTACCGTGGCTACCGGTCCTCCGGGAACCGGCAAAAGCCAATTGGTCGCGAACTTGATCGCTACCGCCGTGGCGAACGGCAGGAGCGTCCTAGTCGCCTCGACTAATAACCAGGCCGTCGATGAGATATGGCAGCGTTGTGAGCGGCTAGTCCCCGGTAGCGTTGTGCGGACCGGCTCCCGCGGTGGTGAAAAGGATTACACGCAGGAGGAGAGCGCGGCCCTTCAGCGGCTGTCTATCATCCCGCTACTGAACCGCAATCCTGTCACCCTCTCTGCGGACCTGGATCTAGCGATGGATGCACTCAGTGCCTTACGCGAGGAGCTTGCCGCCGCCGCTTATATTGAGCGTGAGCTGTATCAAGCTGGGGAAGAGCGAGAGGAACACGCGTCAAGGCTTGGCTGCGCCGTTCCCATGTTCGCGGAGCGTCTTGGAAACGACGAAGAGCTCACTCGCTGGGAGCTCAAGGCCGATCGCGTCGCCCGTGCCCGCTTCCTCGGCAGGTGGCGCCGTAACCGGCTATTGCGCCGTCTTGGCTTGCCCTCCGGTTTGGATGATGCCGAGGCATGCGCGGCTGTTGCGGAGTTCGCCGATGCTGAGGGCCGTTGGCGAAAGCAGCGCCATCGGACTCGAGTGGTACGCACCGACGCGGAACTCACTGAGGCTTTCAGTATGGCAGAGGCAGAGGTGCACTCCTCTTCGACAGCATTGCTGGAAAGTGCCGTGCGCATCAAGGCACGAGAGGGTCGTCAAGCGATCTTGGGACTTTTGCAGGCGAAAGAGGCCTCAAGTAGCGACTGGTCCGCTCTCAAAGCTGTGCTTCCCCATGTGCGTAGTTGGGCCGTCACCAGTCTGTCCGCGCGCCGCTTCCCTCCAAACCCCGCACTCTTCGATCTAGTGATCATTGATGAGGCCAGCCAGTGCGCGATCCCGCATGTGATTCCTTTGCTATTCCGTGCACGTCATGCTCTGATCATCGGCGACGTCATGCAGTTGCCGCATATCGCCAAGATCGTTCCTGAACAGGAAGCGGTAATCCGGGGCGGTGCGGGTCTCCGTGCCGATTGGTTGGAGAAGCGCCGTCTGGCCTACCGTCGCCACTCCGCCTTCCACGCGGCTGAGCACGCCGCTGGTGGAAGCATGTTGCTCGATGAGCATTATCGTTGTCACCCAGACATCGCCGCAATCTCTAATGATCTGTTCTACGATGGCGCGCTTACTGTGCTCACTGACATTCGCTCCCGCCCTGCGGTGAAACGTCCGGCGATTACTTGGGCTCCAGTCAAGGGACGTGCCCTGCGCCCAAACTCGGGTGGCTCCTGGTTGAACCAGGCAGAAGTTGACAAAGTGAGCGAATGCGTAGGCTACCTATTGCGGCACCTTCCGGAGGAAGCAAGCATTGGAGTAGTTACCCCCTTTAAGCCTCAGAAAGAAGCGCTCCAGGAGAGATTTACTGGTCAGAGCCGCGTGCGAGTGGGCACTGTGCACACCTTCCAAGGAGGTGAATGCGATGCGATGGTTTTCTCTCTCGTCGCTGCGGAAGAGATGCACCCCGGAGCGGTCAACTGGATCGACCGGCAATTGAACCTGTGGAACGTCGCCATCACCCGGGCGCGATCCCACCTCATAGTGGTGGGGGACCCTGAACTGTGGAAGAAGCGTGGTGGCGTCGCGGCTGCCCTGCTACAAGCCGCTGACGGGGCAGGCCAAGCGGGCAGCAGAAGCGATAATGAACGAGATGACCTGTTGTTGCGTCTATACAGGAGGCTCAGGGGGGTTTCTGGAGCCACCGTCGACCTTGGCGGGACTGTCAACGGCTACCTTATCGATGCGCGCTTGGAGATCGATGGAAAGATCACAGCCGTTCTCCTTGATCGAGGGCCACAGGAAGGCGTCGATCACGCAAGACATTTGCGGTTGATGTTGCGTCGCCAGAAACTGCTGGAGACTCCCAGCTCAGGAGGGAGCGCCGTCAGGTTTCCTGCTTGGAGGCTGTACGACGTCTCTATCATCAGCGAAGCGTTCAAGTGA
- a CDS encoding ISAs1 family transposase yields MPSFPINVLARHLEHVPAFDPSTDLPALAEVLGTLPDPRSHRGRRYRLGPLLALTLLAVLSGATSIAAINRSIHGYDPDILSRAGLPGTVRLAASTLRRLLARLDGDAFDTATGTYLATLAAGGPPATDHPESRPPLTGLAIDGKTLRGSRTANGTVHLLAALRHDTQTVVAQRQVTAKSNEIPAVAPLLSGLDLSDVVVTADALHTQHAHARQIIDSGGHYLFIVKGNQPTLHRRLKALPWRHALLNDRTDTRGHGRREIRRMKICTVRPGLPFPHAAQAIQVKRRRTDRRTGKTTIVTIYAITSLPPGRVTHAHLATLIRGHWSIEALHHIRDVTYREDASRVRTGTAPRVMASLRNLAIGLARLIGWTNIAAATDHYRSHPTDGLQLLGLTT; encoded by the coding sequence GTGCCATCATTCCCGATCAACGTGCTCGCCCGCCACTTGGAGCACGTCCCCGCTTTCGACCCATCGACCGATCTGCCCGCGCTGGCCGAGGTACTGGGCACCCTGCCCGACCCACGCAGCCACCGCGGACGTCGCTACCGACTCGGCCCACTGCTGGCCCTAACCCTGCTCGCCGTACTCAGCGGAGCCACCTCCATAGCGGCGATCAACAGATCCATCCACGGATACGACCCGGACATCCTGTCTCGTGCCGGGCTCCCCGGCACCGTTCGCCTGGCCGCCAGCACCCTGCGGCGACTACTCGCCCGCCTGGACGGCGACGCCTTCGACACCGCGACCGGCACCTACCTGGCCACCCTCGCCGCCGGCGGCCCGCCCGCCACCGACCACCCCGAAAGCCGACCACCGCTGACCGGCCTGGCCATCGACGGCAAGACCCTACGCGGCAGTCGCACCGCCAACGGCACGGTGCACCTGCTGGCCGCCTTGCGCCACGACACCCAGACCGTCGTCGCCCAACGCCAGGTCACCGCCAAGAGCAACGAGATCCCTGCAGTTGCGCCCCTGCTGTCCGGCCTGGACCTGTCCGACGTGGTAGTCACCGCCGACGCCCTGCATACCCAGCACGCCCATGCCCGCCAGATCATCGACTCCGGCGGCCATTACCTATTCATCGTCAAAGGCAACCAGCCCACCTTGCACCGCCGGCTCAAGGCTCTGCCCTGGCGCCACGCCCTGCTCAACGACCGCACCGATACCCGCGGCCACGGCCGCCGCGAGATCCGCCGCATGAAGATCTGCACCGTCCGGCCCGGCCTGCCCTTCCCCCACGCCGCCCAGGCCATCCAGGTCAAACGCCGCCGCACCGACCGCCGCACCGGCAAAACCACCATCGTCACGATCTACGCGATCACCAGCCTGCCGCCCGGCCGCGTCACCCACGCCCACCTCGCCACACTGATCCGCGGCCACTGGAGTATCGAGGCCCTGCACCACATCCGCGACGTCACCTACCGCGAAGACGCCTCACGCGTTCGGACCGGCACCGCCCCACGGGTCATGGCGAGCCTGCGTAACCTGGCCATCGGCCTGGCCCGCTTGATCGGCTGGACCAACATCGCCGCCGCCACCGATCACTACCGCAGCCACCCCACGGACGGTCTTCAGCTACTCGGTCTCACAACATGA
- a CDS encoding effector-associated constant component EACC1, which translates to MRLEVLAGGDTVRQERLTRTLHEKLAETDGIAVEFAVPQAAPAGDGRKAGITADVILWVTVAASARPASQLLITAIKEWCATERHRKVLVTHGERSIEISGRPDEAQERLVREFLRDADESH; encoded by the coding sequence ATGCGGTTGGAGGTGCTCGCGGGCGGAGACACCGTTCGTCAGGAGCGGCTTACCCGTACGTTGCATGAAAAGCTTGCGGAAACCGATGGCATTGCTGTGGAGTTCGCCGTACCTCAGGCGGCTCCGGCTGGCGATGGACGCAAGGCCGGGATAACGGCTGATGTGATTCTCTGGGTCACTGTCGCCGCATCGGCACGGCCCGCCTCACAGCTATTGATAACGGCGATCAAGGAGTGGTGTGCCACCGAGCGGCACCGTAAAGTTCTCGTCACCCACGGTGAGCGTTCGATCGAGATCTCAGGTCGTCCGGACGAGGCTCAGGAGCGACTAGTGCGAGAGTTTCTCCGCGATGCCGATGAGTCTCATTGA
- a CDS encoding N-acetylmuramoyl-L-alanine amidase, with translation MKALFRRSAALLAGSLIPLVCLVGRPASAAPPDPLADAFTRAAATYEVPRDLLVTLGYAETHLDGHDGAPSASGGYGVMHLVSSPAGRTLERAASLTGQPVAALKTDDAANVTGGAAVLRAYADELGLDATARKDPGKWYPAVAKYGNASTPEVARLYADTVYELLGTGIRTATPDGETLTVKARSVRPDLGAYARTRDLNEPLAAAAVDYPSARWVAASSSNYAVSNRPTSNVIDRIVVHVTQGSYAGTISWFQNPAAQVSSHYVVRSSDGAITQMVREKDRAWHAGNDNSRSVGIEHEGFVDNASWFTDSMYRSSAALTRSIADRYNIPKDRAHIIGHNQVPGATHTDPGPNWDWTRYMQYVGGSNGGGTNPHTPQSVCGSGYTVIDSATLGSAGTVYLLYNTANGNNCVTTIKLTSLGTATATSAYLEVQGKTRITDSGNFGYYAGPVRAAAPGKCVKWGGKAGASAYDSLFEHCGS, from the coding sequence GTGAAGGCCCTGTTTCGCCGTTCAGCCGCGCTGCTGGCCGGCTCGCTCATCCCCCTCGTGTGCCTGGTCGGCCGGCCGGCGAGCGCCGCTCCCCCGGATCCACTGGCCGACGCCTTCACCCGCGCCGCCGCGACCTACGAGGTGCCCCGCGACCTGCTGGTCACGCTCGGATACGCCGAGACCCACCTCGACGGGCACGACGGCGCGCCGAGCGCGAGCGGCGGCTACGGAGTCATGCACCTGGTCAGCAGCCCGGCCGGCCGCACCCTGGAACGCGCGGCCTCGCTGACAGGTCAACCGGTCGCGGCCCTGAAGACCGACGACGCGGCCAACGTCACGGGCGGCGCTGCGGTGCTGCGCGCCTACGCCGACGAACTCGGCCTGGACGCGACCGCCCGCAAGGACCCCGGGAAGTGGTACCCGGCGGTGGCCAAGTACGGCAACGCCTCGACCCCCGAGGTGGCCCGGCTGTACGCCGACACCGTCTACGAACTGCTGGGCACGGGTATCCGCACCGCCACCCCGGACGGCGAGACCCTGACCGTGAAGGCGCGGTCGGTACGGCCCGACCTCGGCGCCTACGCCCGGACCCGGGACCTGAACGAACCCCTCGCGGCCGCGGCCGTGGACTACCCGTCGGCCCGCTGGGTGGCGGCCAGCTCGTCCAACTACGCCGTCTCCAACCGTCCGACGAGCAACGTGATCGACCGGATCGTCGTCCACGTGACCCAGGGCTCCTACGCGGGCACGATCTCCTGGTTCCAGAACCCCGCCGCCCAGGTCTCGTCCCACTACGTCGTCCGCTCCTCGGACGGCGCCATCACCCAGATGGTCCGGGAGAAGGACCGGGCCTGGCACGCCGGGAACGACAACAGCCGATCGGTCGGCATCGAGCACGAGGGCTTCGTCGACAACGCCTCCTGGTTCACCGACTCGATGTACCGCTCCTCCGCCGCGCTGACCCGCAGCATCGCCGACCGGTACAACATCCCCAAGGACCGCGCCCACATCATCGGGCACAACCAGGTGCCCGGTGCGACGCACACCGACCCGGGCCCGAACTGGGACTGGACCAGGTACATGCAGTACGTCGGCGGAAGCAACGGCGGCGGCACCAACCCGCACACCCCGCAGTCGGTCTGCGGCTCCGGCTACACGGTGATCGACTCCGCGACCCTCGGCTCGGCGGGCACCGTCTACCTGCTCTACAACACCGCCAACGGCAACAACTGCGTGACCACCATCAAGCTCACCTCGCTGGGCACCGCCACCGCCACCTCCGCCTACCTGGAGGTGCAGGGGAAGACCCGCATCACCGATTCCGGCAACTTCGGCTACTACGCCGGTCCTGTACGCGCCGCCGCCCCCGGCAAATGCGTCAAGTGGGGAGGCAAGGCGGGCGCGTCCGCCTACGACAGCCTCTTCGAACACTGCGGCAGCTGA
- a CDS encoding zinc-binding dehydrogenase, translated as MRVVQVTRFGGPEVLVAGQAPDPAAGPGQVVVGVSVADILSVEVQLRSGWGAEYFNLSPPYVPGSGVGGRVISVGEGVDSTWVGRHVVTGTGGGGYAERAVAPVEELIPVPDGLDVREAVALLQIGPAALSLVEEASIKPGERVLVTAAAGGLGSLLVQLAHAAGAHVIAAARGTRKLDLAGELGAGTAVDYSGADWPERVREATDGEGADVVFDGAGDRLGQAAFEATARGGRFFAYGVSGGSFARLDAEEAERRGVSVRGIEQVQFAPGDARRLAERTLAEAAAGRIRPVIGQTFPLERAADAHAAIEARDAVGKTLLLT; from the coding sequence ATGAGAGTCGTCCAGGTGACCAGGTTCGGAGGACCCGAGGTGCTGGTGGCGGGCCAGGCACCCGATCCGGCCGCCGGACCGGGGCAGGTCGTGGTCGGGGTGTCCGTCGCGGACATCCTCTCCGTCGAGGTGCAGCTCCGCAGTGGCTGGGGCGCCGAGTACTTCAACCTGAGCCCGCCGTACGTGCCGGGGAGCGGGGTGGGCGGACGGGTGATCTCCGTCGGGGAGGGCGTGGACTCCACCTGGGTCGGACGGCACGTCGTCACCGGGACCGGAGGCGGCGGTTACGCCGAACGGGCCGTCGCCCCGGTGGAGGAGCTGATCCCGGTGCCGGACGGGCTGGACGTCCGAGAGGCGGTGGCGCTTCTCCAGATCGGTCCCGCCGCGCTGAGCCTGGTCGAGGAGGCCTCGATCAAACCGGGGGAGCGGGTGCTGGTCACCGCGGCGGCCGGTGGTCTCGGCAGCCTGCTGGTGCAACTCGCGCACGCGGCGGGCGCCCACGTCATCGCGGCCGCCCGTGGCACGCGCAAGCTGGACCTGGCCGGAGAGCTGGGCGCCGGCACCGCGGTCGATTACTCCGGGGCGGACTGGCCCGAGCGGGTGCGCGAGGCGACGGACGGCGAGGGAGCGGACGTGGTCTTCGACGGCGCCGGCGACCGGCTGGGCCAGGCCGCGTTCGAGGCAACGGCACGGGGTGGCCGGTTCTTCGCGTACGGCGTGTCCGGCGGGAGCTTCGCCCGACTCGACGCCGAGGAGGCGGAACGACGCGGGGTGAGCGTACGCGGGATCGAGCAGGTGCAGTTCGCGCCGGGGGATGCCAGAAGACTGGCCGAGCGGACGCTGGCGGAGGCGGCGGCGGGCCGGATCAGGCCGGTCATCGGGCAGACCTTCCCGCTGGAGCGGGCCGCCGACGCGCACGCCGCGATCGAGGCCCGTGACGCCGTCGGAAAGACCCTGCTGCTGACCTGA
- a CDS encoding M23 family metallopeptidase has protein sequence MRLRGVLTAGFALLLSLAGGAVLAPNAGAATLADPVTTLEANPAPSDGATTLATNFQLPFPCGQAWAGNSSGSSAHQSWEIDFNRGGTANADLGDTVVAAAAGTVVISAHQGSLNGYGNLVKIDHGGGWSTYYAHLNSRSVSEGASVSQGQQIGTVGNTSRPGNGISPHLHYEVRQGTSYPANVQKAVFNGSTFGYPSQTVTSANCGGGSTNPHTPQEVCGSGYAVIDSATLGSAGTVYLLYNTANGNNCVTTIKLTSLGTATATSAYLEVQGQSRITDSGNFGYYAGPVRAAAPGKCVKWGGKAGASAYDSLFEHCG, from the coding sequence ATGAGACTCAGAGGGGTACTCACGGCGGGATTCGCCCTGTTGCTCAGCCTCGCGGGCGGCGCCGTCCTGGCACCGAACGCCGGTGCGGCGACTCTGGCGGACCCGGTGACAACGCTTGAGGCGAACCCCGCGCCGAGCGACGGCGCGACCACCCTGGCGACCAACTTCCAGCTCCCCTTCCCCTGCGGGCAGGCCTGGGCGGGCAACTCCAGCGGGAGCAGCGCGCACCAGTCGTGGGAGATCGACTTCAACCGGGGCGGCACCGCGAACGCCGACCTGGGAGACACCGTGGTCGCCGCGGCGGCCGGCACGGTGGTCATCTCGGCTCACCAGGGATCGCTCAACGGCTACGGCAACCTGGTCAAAATCGATCATGGCGGCGGATGGTCCACCTACTACGCGCACCTGAACTCGCGCTCGGTGAGCGAGGGCGCCTCGGTCTCCCAGGGACAGCAGATCGGCACGGTCGGCAATACCAGCAGACCGGGCAACGGCATCTCACCCCACCTGCACTACGAGGTTCGTCAGGGAACCAGCTACCCGGCCAACGTCCAGAAGGCCGTCTTCAACGGGTCCACGTTCGGCTACCCCTCCCAGACGGTGACCTCGGCCAACTGCGGCGGCGGCAGCACCAACCCGCACACCCCGCAGGAGGTCTGCGGCTCCGGCTACGCGGTGATCGACTCCGCGACCCTCGGCTCGGCGGGCACCGTCTACCTGCTCTACAACACCGCCAACGGCAACAACTGCGTGACCACCATCAAGCTCACCTCGCTGGGCACCGCCACCGCCACCTCCGCCTACCTCGAAGTACAGGGACAGAGCCGGATCACCGATTCCGGCAACTTCGGCTACTACGCCGGTCCCGTACGCGCCGCCGCCCCCGGCAAATGCGTCAAGTGGGGAGGCAAGGCGGGCGCGTCCGCCTACGACAGCCTCTTCGAACACTGCGGCTGA
- a CDS encoding DEAD/DEAH box helicase, which produces MKQSARLQSWLFGGDRRKQQIRDIYQTTRQRALSSLIVNATETMAHKIKDTRQADDRLRNSAELITVWRNSSATLLSLLEQFTAEEGSPQEKAAVLRGVGRSFLPMDLAERIQAQSLDLQLVMKTIRPYQQFGAKFALTVRQALLGDKMGLGKTIEALAAIAHAITHEKQFHHLVICPASLIENWLQEIIETLPTIPGLAFREPDAERTFQRWQRDGGIILVSFQQAAKLAEKDLPSIGFVIVDEAHYVKNPDANRTRATATLVRLGQRALLMGGTPMENRAAEFINLVDLVSSSEGKKLKQRFGDGRRAHLDGDRFRREIAHLYLRRNQKDVLDELPPLIAQDEVIQVGSAERSAYQSALLEGNLMAARALLSSANDTDSAKMERLSQISEECRRNERKLLVFSYFRDVLTTARKVIGEECGEISGGVTIVDRHRLVTEFNARAGFAALVLQIDVGSAGLNLQSASVVVIMEPQYKPSTERQAVARAYRMGQTNRVMVHRLVAKNSVDTALVKLTKFKAHLFDTLVHHSDLADDLDKFQINEGRLLADEQKRLAIESNHE; this is translated from the coding sequence GTGAAGCAGTCAGCAAGGCTGCAGAGCTGGCTCTTCGGTGGGGATCGACGCAAACAGCAGATACGCGACATTTATCAAACTACACGACAACGGGCATTGTCATCACTAATCGTAAATGCGACAGAAACAATGGCCCATAAAATCAAAGATACACGCCAGGCCGATGATCGGCTGAGAAACAGTGCGGAATTGATCACTGTCTGGCGCAACTCCAGCGCGACACTACTCTCACTTCTTGAGCAATTCACCGCCGAGGAGGGAAGTCCACAGGAAAAAGCAGCTGTCCTCCGCGGTGTGGGGCGATCCTTTCTCCCCATGGACCTGGCTGAACGGATCCAAGCCCAATCCCTCGACCTCCAGTTGGTCATGAAAACCATCCGGCCATATCAGCAATTCGGAGCAAAATTCGCCCTCACAGTCAGGCAGGCGCTGCTGGGTGACAAGATGGGTCTGGGGAAAACTATCGAGGCCTTGGCCGCCATCGCCCATGCGATCACGCACGAAAAACAGTTCCACCACCTTGTCATCTGCCCTGCTTCTCTGATCGAAAATTGGCTTCAAGAAATCATCGAAACTTTGCCGACCATCCCCGGTCTCGCCTTCCGCGAGCCTGATGCCGAGAGAACATTCCAGCGATGGCAGAGGGATGGCGGAATTATCCTCGTCTCTTTTCAACAGGCCGCAAAGCTGGCCGAAAAAGACCTCCCCTCCATCGGTTTTGTGATCGTCGATGAAGCGCACTACGTGAAAAATCCTGACGCTAATCGAACCCGCGCGACTGCGACTCTGGTCCGCCTGGGGCAGCGCGCCCTCCTGATGGGGGGAACTCCGATGGAAAATCGCGCCGCCGAGTTTATCAATCTGGTTGATTTGGTTAGTTCTTCAGAAGGAAAGAAACTAAAGCAGCGCTTCGGCGATGGCCGTAGAGCTCATCTGGACGGCGACAGATTTCGGCGCGAGATCGCCCATCTGTACCTCCGTCGCAACCAGAAGGACGTACTGGATGAGCTTCCCCCACTTATTGCACAGGACGAGGTGATTCAGGTCGGTAGCGCCGAGCGGTCCGCCTACCAGTCGGCTCTGCTCGAAGGCAACCTCATGGCCGCGCGCGCACTCCTCTCCTCGGCGAATGACACGGACTCCGCGAAGATGGAGCGCCTCAGTCAGATCTCCGAGGAGTGCCGACGGAACGAGCGAAAACTCTTGGTCTTTAGCTACTTCCGAGACGTCCTGACGACGGCCAGGAAGGTTATTGGTGAAGAATGTGGAGAAATCAGTGGTGGTGTAACCATAGTTGATCGTCATCGATTGGTAACTGAGTTCAACGCTCGCGCCGGCTTCGCTGCCCTCGTCCTGCAGATCGACGTCGGGAGTGCCGGATTGAACCTACAGAGTGCGTCGGTAGTAGTAATCATGGAACCGCAGTACAAGCCCAGCACAGAACGGCAAGCCGTCGCTCGCGCATACCGAATGGGTCAAACCAACCGGGTTATGGTCCATCGGCTTGTCGCAAAGAATAGCGTGGATACTGCCCTAGTCAAACTTACCAAGTTTAAAGCTCATCTTTTCGACACACTGGTTCATCACAGCGACCTTGCCGATGACCTGGATAAATTTCAAATCAACGAGGGGAGGCTCCTGGCAGACGAGCAGAAACGGCTCGCCATTGAGTCGAATCATGAGTAA